The Peribacillus sp. FSL P2-0133 genome has a segment encoding these proteins:
- a CDS encoding YhgE/Pip domain-containing protein → MRNIREIFIDDLKSIYKNFFVCIVVVFLMFIPSIYAWFNIVASWDPYANTEGILVGVANNDKGAELNGEAVNIGKEVIEGLKENKDLGWRFTSEREAKAKVEKGDYYASIIIPENFSEHIATIMTDDPKKAEIDYYVNEKINSIAPKITAAGANSIVDNVSKTFIKSASGSILAIFNELGITLQNELPTIQKMKNMVYLLEGQLPELEQNIKTVQTHVKKAEDIIKKVNDGLDSIEGITSQKDKLVSDVSSYVDSTRQAFEEINPLLKNDIVNIRSDNESVLVLANRLTGQDLPDNESNLLVEQGVTRINKELYLLDSMYNLLVRVNQFNGKNLLQPEIQLVDELRDNTSNQLQALNDRAYGNLIELGGKNDQVLASFQESYSKETGPKFNEIWNETESILNNVQVTMAEGTKVLPEVRTLLNETNRTLETRTGDIDKLMNKFPEIETKIKALASKMREIDKSYDMEEVIDFLRNDIEQESEFFSEPVLLNKHSLFPIPNYGSAMSPFFTALSLWVGGTILISMLSVGVSQKVYSPYQIYIGRYLIFFIIGVMQALSVSIGNIILIGVYVADKFEYILFSVLISTVFTLIVYTFVSVLGNVGKGISVVLMVLQISSSGGTFPIQVTPPFFQHINPFLPFTYAVGLLRESVGGITWSVAGKDIFILILFLVITLILGIILKKPLHARTQKMKDKLYGSRIF, encoded by the coding sequence TTTAAAAAGCATTTATAAAAATTTCTTTGTTTGTATCGTAGTAGTTTTTCTCATGTTCATCCCTTCCATTTATGCATGGTTTAATATTGTCGCATCTTGGGACCCGTATGCAAATACGGAAGGAATTCTTGTCGGTGTTGCCAATAATGATAAAGGTGCGGAGTTAAATGGCGAAGCCGTGAACATAGGCAAGGAAGTCATAGAGGGGTTAAAGGAGAATAAGGATTTAGGCTGGAGATTCACTTCGGAAAGAGAGGCGAAAGCTAAGGTGGAAAAGGGGGATTATTATGCATCCATCATCATTCCCGAGAACTTTTCCGAACATATTGCGACAATCATGACCGATGACCCTAAAAAGGCGGAGATTGATTACTATGTTAATGAAAAAATCAATTCCATTGCTCCTAAAATTACGGCAGCGGGTGCAAACAGCATTGTGGACAATGTGAGCAAAACCTTTATCAAATCGGCCAGTGGGAGTATCCTTGCAATATTTAATGAACTGGGAATCACCCTTCAAAACGAGTTGCCGACAATTCAAAAAATGAAGAATATGGTGTATTTATTAGAGGGTCAACTGCCTGAGCTTGAACAAAATATTAAAACCGTTCAAACACATGTTAAAAAGGCTGAAGATATCATTAAGAAGGTCAATGATGGATTGGATTCAATAGAAGGAATAACGTCGCAGAAGGACAAATTGGTGTCGGACGTTTCTAGTTATGTAGATTCAACAAGGCAGGCATTCGAAGAAATCAATCCCCTTTTGAAAAATGATATTGTGAATATCAGGAGCGATAATGAATCCGTTTTAGTACTGGCGAACCGGTTAACGGGTCAGGATTTGCCTGACAATGAGTCGAATCTGCTAGTGGAACAAGGGGTAACGAGGATAAATAAAGAGTTGTACCTTTTGGACAGTATGTATAATTTATTGGTGAGAGTCAATCAATTTAATGGGAAAAACTTGCTTCAGCCAGAAATACAGCTAGTTGATGAATTAAGGGATAATACTTCGAACCAACTTCAAGCGCTAAATGACCGAGCTTACGGTAATCTTATCGAACTTGGCGGGAAAAATGATCAAGTTTTGGCAAGCTTCCAGGAAAGTTATTCAAAGGAAACAGGGCCAAAATTCAATGAAATCTGGAACGAAACGGAATCAATATTGAATAATGTCCAGGTCACGATGGCGGAGGGAACCAAGGTTCTTCCTGAGGTGAGGACGCTGTTGAATGAGACCAATCGAACATTGGAAACACGTACAGGGGATATCGATAAGTTAATGAATAAGTTTCCGGAAATCGAAACGAAAATAAAGGCTCTAGCTTCTAAAATGAGGGAAATCGATAAGTCTTATGATATGGAAGAAGTGATCGATTTCCTAAGGAATGATATTGAACAAGAAAGTGAATTTTTTTCAGAACCAGTGCTGCTCAATAAGCACAGTCTCTTTCCGATTCCGAACTATGGATCTGCCATGTCCCCTTTCTTTACGGCACTTTCCCTTTGGGTGGGCGGTACAATATTGATTTCCATGCTTAGCGTGGGTGTTTCTCAAAAAGTCTACAGCCCGTATCAAATTTATATCGGGAGGTATCTTATATTTTTCATCATTGGGGTAATGCAGGCTCTTAGTGTTTCCATTGGGAATATCATCCTTATCGGTGTTTATGTAGCGGATAAATTTGAGTACATCCTGTTTTCTGTTCTGATAAGTACAGTATTTACACTCATTGTCTACACCTTCGTTTCCGTTCTTGGAAATGTTGGAAAAGGGATAAGCGTCGTCTTGATGGTCCTTCAAATATCAAGTTCCGGCGGCACTTTCCCCATTCAAGTCACACCGCCCTTTTTTCAACATATTAACCCTTTCTTGCCATTCACTTATGCTGTGGGTTTACTTCGTGAATCTGTAGGGGGAATAACATGGAGCGTAGCTGGCAAGGACATTTTTATCTTGATTCTCTTTTTAGTAATCACGCTCATATTAGGTATCATTTTGAAAAAGCCTCTGCATGCAAGGACACAAAAAATGAAGGATAAATTGTATGGAAGCAGGATTTTTTAA
- a CDS encoding ABC transporter ATP-binding protein, with protein sequence MYLTIDGIEKSFKNEKKESIKVLDKINIEVEKGSFVSIVGPSGCGKSTLLYLIAGLDKADVGEIRVAGKKVMKPGPERVVVFQEAGLFPWLTVLENVTYGLKLKKIPNEEAKAKALDILKMVHLSRYVDSYPHQLSGGMKQRVAIARALVMEPDILLMDEPFSALDEQTRMVLHKELLEIWRKTKVTIFFVTHNIREAVQLSEKIIVFATRPGKIKETISVPSMKDGVMPDSVTLHTEQRVLSILQEEIEKVLKEEMGNDYSFKTNHIHRDDSGDMGSHI encoded by the coding sequence ATGTATTTAACTATAGATGGCATTGAAAAAAGTTTTAAGAATGAAAAGAAAGAAAGCATAAAGGTGCTTGATAAGATAAACATAGAGGTCGAGAAAGGAAGCTTCGTTTCGATCGTCGGCCCTTCAGGATGCGGTAAATCCACACTCCTTTATCTGATTGCCGGACTTGATAAGGCAGATGTAGGTGAAATACGTGTAGCTGGAAAAAAAGTGATGAAGCCAGGTCCGGAACGGGTCGTAGTATTTCAAGAGGCGGGGTTATTTCCTTGGTTGACGGTACTTGAAAATGTTACATACGGATTGAAGTTAAAGAAAATTCCCAATGAAGAGGCTAAAGCCAAGGCATTGGACATTTTAAAAATGGTTCACCTCAGCCGATATGTTGACTCCTATCCACATCAACTATCAGGGGGCATGAAACAGAGGGTGGCCATCGCAAGAGCGTTGGTGATGGAACCGGATATCCTGTTGATGGATGAGCCATTCTCTGCGCTGGATGAGCAAACGAGGATGGTCTTGCATAAAGAACTGCTCGAAATCTGGAGAAAAACTAAAGTGACAATCTTTTTCGTTACCCATAATATTCGTGAGGCTGTTCAGCTTTCCGAAAAAATTATCGTCTTTGCAACCCGTCCCGGGAAAATTAAAGAGACGATTTCCGTCCCTTCCATGAAAGATGGAGTTATGCCGGATAGTGTAACTTTGCATACAGAACAAAGGGTTCTATCGATTTTACAGGAGGAAATTGAAAAAGTGCTGAAGGAGGAAATGGGGAATGATTACAGCTTTAAGACGAATCATATTCATCGCGATGATAGCGGGGATATGGGAAGTCACATCTAG
- a CDS encoding ABC transporter permease — protein sequence MITALRRIIFIAMIAGIWEVTSRLSSLPEFMFPSLTQVLETLFNGLMSGQITEAIAKSLGRILIGFTIAIIVGLILGYFIWRFKLVEDTLGFVVTALQSIPSIVWFPLAIIWFGLNDFSILFIVTIGATWTMTVNATSGFRNVPQLYQRVAKTYGSTGFHFLRTVILPASVPQIISGLRIAWAFSWRALMAGELLGGGGGLGQLLEMGRSLGQMDLVISVMIIIAIIGTIVDNVVFSRLERNVQLKWGVK from the coding sequence ATGATTACAGCTTTAAGACGAATCATATTCATCGCGATGATAGCGGGGATATGGGAAGTCACATCTAGACTTTCCAGTCTTCCGGAATTCATGTTCCCAAGCTTGACCCAGGTTTTGGAAACTCTGTTTAATGGACTGATGAGCGGACAAATAACTGAAGCCATCGCAAAAAGCCTTGGCCGTATCCTGATCGGCTTTACGATTGCCATTATAGTAGGTCTAATATTAGGATATTTCATTTGGCGCTTTAAATTGGTTGAAGACACTTTAGGATTCGTCGTGACGGCATTACAGTCCATCCCGAGTATCGTGTGGTTCCCTTTAGCGATCATTTGGTTTGGATTGAATGATTTTTCGATTCTCTTTATTGTCACCATCGGCGCAACTTGGACGATGACGGTTAATGCAACAAGTGGTTTTCGGAATGTACCCCAGTTGTATCAGCGGGTTGCCAAAACATATGGATCGACCGGGTTTCATTTTCTTCGCACCGTGATTTTACCAGCATCCGTCCCGCAAATAATATCCGGTCTCCGAATTGCATGGGCCTTTTCCTGGCGTGCACTGATGGCAGGTGAATTACTTGGCGGGGGAGGCGGTCTTGGACAATTGCTGGAAATGGGCAGATCACTGGGACAAATGGATTTGGTCATCTCCGTGATGATCATCATCGCAATCATCGGAACAATCGTGGATAATGTTGTCTTTTCCCGCCTTGAACGTAATGTTCAACTGAAATGGGGAGTGAAGTAA
- a CDS encoding aliphatic sulfonate ABC transporter substrate-binding protein, whose amino-acid sequence MLKKSFFALILSVLLIGIVSGCTQSSSNDEEGEGSGGKTVKIGYFPNLTHSATIIALEKGFFEEEFGKDVKIETKTVANGGLFMEAMATNAIDVGTVGPGPLLNFYVKNPEYHLISGAVNGGAVLVASEGSKVKDLKDLGGKKVAIPVIGSTQDVMLRKALQDVDLKPTTNGGTVELYAAAPADTTALFVQKSVDAAATQEPWGYVLENQAKGKLLLDWDQFAWGKDSPNTVVAASQKFLDKKGLAASYLKAHEKAVKFIQDNPEESQELVIKHLKELTGKELSKEEVASAFSRLEVTTEVNEQVIQEMADISKEAGYIPSNDIKGMIDLSILEEVSK is encoded by the coding sequence ATGCTGAAAAAATCATTTTTTGCCCTTATTCTGTCTGTGTTGTTAATCGGAATAGTAAGCGGATGCACTCAATCCAGCAGCAATGATGAAGAAGGAGAAGGTTCAGGGGGGAAAACCGTGAAAATTGGATATTTTCCTAACTTAACCCACAGTGCAACGATCATTGCCCTCGAAAAAGGCTTTTTCGAAGAAGAGTTCGGTAAAGATGTTAAGATTGAAACCAAAACAGTGGCCAATGGCGGATTATTCATGGAAGCAATGGCTACAAACGCCATTGATGTCGGAACGGTCGGGCCTGGTCCATTGCTTAACTTTTACGTAAAAAACCCTGAATACCACTTGATCTCCGGGGCTGTTAATGGAGGTGCCGTACTTGTGGCTAGCGAGGGCAGCAAAGTTAAGGATTTAAAAGATTTGGGCGGTAAAAAGGTAGCGATTCCCGTCATTGGAAGCACACAGGATGTCATGCTTAGGAAGGCCCTTCAAGATGTTGACTTAAAACCGACTACGAATGGGGGGACAGTTGAGCTGTATGCGGCGGCACCTGCTGACACAACCGCCCTTTTTGTCCAAAAATCTGTCGATGCAGCAGCAACTCAGGAACCATGGGGTTATGTATTGGAAAACCAGGCAAAAGGAAAGTTATTGCTTGACTGGGATCAATTTGCATGGGGGAAAGACTCACCTAACACGGTAGTGGCTGCAAGCCAGAAGTTCTTGGATAAAAAGGGGCTCGCTGCTTCCTATTTGAAAGCGCATGAAAAAGCGGTGAAGTTTATACAAGACAACCCTGAAGAAAGCCAAGAATTGGTTATTAAGCATTTGAAGGAACTGACTGGAAAAGAATTAAGTAAAGAAGAAGTGGCTTCAGCATTTTCACGCCTTGAAGTGACAACTGAAGTTAATGAGCAAGTCATTCAGGAAATGGCAGACATAAGCAAAGAAGCTGGTTATATTCCTAGCAATGATATAAAAGGCATGATCGATTTATCAATTCTTGAAGAAGTGTCCAAATAA
- a CDS encoding bifunctional oligoribonuclease/PAP phosphatase NrnA codes for MDNKKAEIIEAIKKYQTIIIHRHVNPDPDALGSQIGLKKLLKHSYPSKEVYAVGEEVDKLLFIGDMDVISDNKYKGALVIVCDTANISRISDSRYDHGDMLIKIDHHPDYEQFGDLSWVDPSYSSASEMLVDLLLEFPEGFIMNKEAAKSFYTGILSDTGNFMNGNTTPRTLKMVSHLRTYNIHPERIHNSLNIKTKNASRLQTDILMSFNVTEKGVAYFIITEDLLNMYGVDRIEASNLVNTLSSVRGNKIWVFFIEYPSEIRVRIRSRNIPIASVARQFNGGGHSLASGATIHSWDEVDHVIQALDQVCP; via the coding sequence ATGGACAATAAAAAAGCGGAAATAATCGAAGCTATCAAGAAATACCAAACAATCATCATTCATCGCCATGTTAATCCGGACCCGGATGCATTGGGATCACAAATCGGTTTAAAGAAGCTATTGAAGCATTCCTATCCTTCTAAAGAAGTCTATGCGGTAGGCGAAGAAGTGGATAAGCTTCTATTCATTGGTGATATGGATGTCATTTCCGATAACAAATACAAAGGTGCCTTAGTGATTGTTTGTGATACTGCCAACATTTCACGGATCAGTGATTCCCGATATGATCACGGGGACATGCTAATCAAAATTGACCACCACCCCGATTATGAGCAATTTGGTGATCTTTCTTGGGTCGACCCCTCTTATAGCTCTGCCAGTGAAATGCTTGTTGATTTATTATTGGAATTTCCAGAAGGCTTTATCATGAATAAAGAAGCGGCTAAATCATTTTATACAGGAATACTTAGTGATACAGGTAATTTCATGAATGGGAATACAACTCCAAGGACATTAAAAATGGTTTCGCACTTAAGAACTTATAATATTCATCCAGAAAGAATCCATAACAGCCTTAATATAAAGACGAAAAACGCTTCAAGACTTCAAACAGACATTCTCATGAGCTTCAATGTAACCGAAAAAGGGGTAGCTTACTTCATTATTACGGAGGATCTGTTAAATATGTATGGTGTGGATCGAATTGAAGCTTCGAATTTAGTTAATACGCTATCAAGTGTCAGGGGCAATAAAATCTGGGTTTTCTTCATCGAATATCCTTCTGAAATCCGTGTCAGGATACGTTCACGTAATATTCCCATCGCTTCAGTCGCACGTCAATTCAATGGTGGAGGACATTCACTGGCTTCAGGCGCTACCATCCATTCCTGGGACGAGGTTGATCATGTTATCCAAGCATTGGATCAAGTCTGCCCATAA
- a CDS encoding CoA transferase, giving the protein MNGALEGVRIIDVSRVLAGPFCSMILGDLGAEVIKIEHHESGDETRGWGPPFAQGESAYYLCANRNKQSMTLNLKSEQGKEIFRKLVYSGDIVIQNFKTGTLEKLGLGYEDLKECNPKLIMASITGFGLTGPYKDLPGYDYIIQAMSGLMSITGEKDGSPVKVGVAIADILTGLYTCIGILSALHHRDKAGEGQEIDISLMDCQVSSLVNVASNYLFSGQTPERMGNQHPNIVPYQTFRTSDGELVVAVGNDDQFRRFSAVIGRPDLAEQEQFKHNEKRLLNKEGLIPIIEDLLKGKTKKEWKRLFDDAGIPNGPINDIAEMFEDPQIIARGMLVNIEHPTIEDLRVTGSPLNLSKTPVTMRKHPPLYGEHTGSILAEIGYSPDQISKFKENKII; this is encoded by the coding sequence ATGAATGGAGCTTTGGAAGGAGTCAGGATTATCGATGTATCCCGTGTTTTGGCGGGGCCGTTTTGTTCAATGATTCTCGGTGATTTGGGTGCCGAGGTTATTAAAATCGAGCATCATGAGTCAGGGGATGAAACGAGAGGATGGGGTCCGCCATTCGCCCAAGGAGAAAGCGCTTACTATTTATGTGCCAATCGAAATAAGCAAAGCATGACCTTGAATTTAAAGTCGGAACAAGGGAAAGAGATCTTCCGAAAGTTGGTGTATTCAGGGGATATAGTGATTCAAAATTTCAAGACGGGCACGTTGGAGAAACTGGGGTTAGGCTATGAGGATTTAAAGGAATGCAACCCCAAACTGATCATGGCCTCGATTACGGGATTTGGTTTAACCGGACCTTATAAAGATTTGCCTGGCTATGATTATATCATTCAAGCGATGAGTGGTTTGATGAGCATCACAGGAGAAAAAGATGGAAGCCCCGTGAAGGTCGGGGTGGCCATAGCTGACATATTGACTGGCTTGTATACATGCATTGGCATTTTATCCGCTTTGCATCATAGGGATAAAGCGGGGGAAGGACAGGAAATTGATATTTCGTTAATGGATTGCCAGGTTTCTTCATTGGTGAATGTCGCCAGCAACTATTTATTCAGTGGCCAGACCCCTGAACGAATGGGAAACCAACATCCCAATATCGTTCCATACCAAACGTTCCGGACAAGTGATGGGGAGCTTGTTGTGGCTGTAGGAAATGATGATCAGTTCAGGAGGTTTTCAGCCGTTATAGGCAGACCTGATTTAGCCGAGCAGGAACAGTTTAAGCATAATGAAAAACGTTTGCTGAACAAGGAAGGATTAATACCGATAATAGAGGATTTGTTGAAAGGAAAGACAAAGAAAGAATGGAAAAGGCTATTTGATGATGCAGGGATACCCAATGGTCCGATCAATGATATCGCAGAGATGTTCGAGGACCCGCAAATCATCGCAAGAGGCATGTTGGTGAACATAGAACATCCCACAATCGAAGATCTTAGAGTGACGGGATCGCCACTGAACCTTTCAAAAACGCCGGTTACGATGAGAAAGCATCCGCCACTGTATGGTGAGCATACCGGTTCCATTTTGGCTGAAATTGGATATAGTCCAGACCAAATAAGCAAATTCAAGGAAAATAAAATTATTTAG
- a CDS encoding acyl-CoA dehydrogenase family protein gives MNFELTEEQQSVKKVVRKFVDKEIIPYIQEWDRQGQFQPHILKRLAELQLMGVCIPEEYGGVGMDYNTLAIVCEELERGDTAYRTAVSVHTGLNSMTLLQWGTEEQKQKYLVPQAKGIKIGAFGLTEPNAGSDVAAMKSTAKRVGDHYILNGSKTWISLCDYADHFLIFAKTDHDAGSRGITAFIVERTFEGVESKAIKGKLGIRAGNTGEIFLTDVKVPVENRLGEEGEGFKISMSALDSGRFTVAAGAVGLIEASLEASLKYCHERSTFGKEIGRHQLVQQMIAKMTANLEISRLLVFKAGTLKNQGTRNTKETSLAKWISCNAANEAANDAVQIHGAYGYSDEYPVERFLRNSKAPVIYEGTREIHTVMQGEYALGYRQDKELRKQLPAWPFEQVSVH, from the coding sequence ATGAATTTCGAATTAACAGAAGAGCAGCAAAGTGTGAAAAAAGTGGTAAGGAAATTTGTGGATAAGGAAATTATCCCATACATTCAAGAGTGGGATAGGCAAGGTCAATTCCAGCCGCATATTTTAAAAAGGTTAGCGGAATTACAGTTGATGGGCGTTTGTATACCCGAAGAGTATGGTGGAGTCGGAATGGATTATAATACCCTTGCCATCGTTTGTGAAGAGCTGGAGCGAGGCGATACGGCTTACCGAACTGCAGTTTCTGTACATACAGGGTTAAATAGCATGACCTTGCTGCAATGGGGGACGGAAGAACAAAAACAGAAATATTTAGTACCCCAGGCAAAAGGGATCAAGATTGGCGCTTTTGGGCTGACTGAACCGAATGCAGGGTCTGATGTTGCGGCAATGAAATCAACAGCAAAACGTGTTGGGGACCATTATATCTTGAACGGGTCAAAAACATGGATTTCGCTCTGTGATTATGCAGATCATTTCCTCATTTTCGCCAAGACGGATCATGATGCCGGTTCAAGGGGAATCACTGCTTTTATTGTGGAACGGACTTTCGAGGGAGTGGAGTCGAAAGCCATTAAAGGGAAATTAGGAATTCGTGCCGGGAATACAGGCGAAATCTTTTTAACGGATGTAAAAGTTCCGGTCGAGAATAGGCTTGGTGAAGAAGGTGAGGGCTTTAAAATTTCCATGTCGGCATTGGACAGCGGCCGGTTTACAGTGGCCGCAGGTGCTGTAGGGTTAATAGAAGCAAGCCTGGAAGCAAGCTTGAAGTATTGCCATGAACGAAGTACATTCGGAAAAGAGATTGGCAGGCATCAGCTCGTTCAACAGATGATTGCCAAGATGACCGCAAATTTAGAGATTTCCAGATTGCTGGTCTTTAAAGCGGGTACCTTGAAAAATCAAGGAACAAGGAATACGAAGGAAACATCACTTGCAAAGTGGATATCATGTAATGCTGCTAACGAAGCGGCCAATGATGCTGTTCAAATTCATGGTGCCTACGGCTACTCGGATGAATATCCAGTGGAACGTTTTCTGCGGAATTCAAAAGCCCCGGTCATTTACGAAGGAACCCGTGAGATTCATACTGTAATGCAGGGCGAATACGCACTTGGCTACAGACAAGATAAAGAGCTTCGTAAGCAATTGCCTGCATGGCCCTTCGAGCAAGTTTCCGTCCATTAA
- a CDS encoding DUF3870 domain-containing protein has translation MNTYLIAGHAKLPQGMAARNIYDSITITVELDFKYGVIVEASCTLATEHGREFIRQLLRGYCLKDGIEELIDRVQMHYRGKAGQAIQAGLKDVYAQFELVSVK, from the coding sequence ATGAACACATACCTTATTGCAGGGCATGCAAAACTTCCACAAGGGATGGCAGCGAGAAATATATATGATTCCATCACGATCACGGTAGAGCTTGACTTTAAATATGGCGTAATAGTCGAAGCTTCCTGTACACTTGCTACAGAACATGGCAGGGAATTCATTCGTCAACTGCTACGCGGTTATTGCCTGAAAGATGGTATCGAAGAATTGATTGATCGTGTGCAAATGCATTATCGTGGGAAGGCCGGTCAAGCCATTCAAGCAGGGTTGAAGGATGTGTATGCACAGTTCGAATTGGTCTCCGTTAAATAA
- a CDS encoding CotH kinase family protein, protein MNADKKLPVYQLFIPPVNLMELRRDIWCNDPLPAKLTLNRKKLDIDIVYRGSHIRGFRKKSYNVVFYKPNTYKNAKEVHLNAEYKDKSLLRNKLSLDFFADIGTLSPNSQFVFLNLNGKDEGIYLELESVDEYYLKTRGLPKGAIFYAVDGDANFSLMSDLDKGIKKSLEMGYQKKCGTAKDELYLQELILQINTISRVDFEKEIVKYVDVEKYLRWLAGVIFTQNYDGFVHNYALYRNGDTGLFEMIPWDYDATWGRDVNGKVMEEDYVGIEGFNTLTARILDVRGFRVRYQELLKEILNNHFNVGYMKPIIQEMHDQIRPYVSKDPYIKGDIVKFDNEPEFILKFIEARAKYINSRLHKLD, encoded by the coding sequence ATGAATGCTGACAAGAAGCTGCCTGTGTACCAGCTTTTTATTCCACCAGTTAATTTAATGGAACTTCGCAGAGATATATGGTGCAATGATCCTTTACCGGCAAAGTTAACACTTAACAGAAAAAAACTGGATATTGATATTGTTTACCGTGGCTCACATATCCGCGGTTTTCGCAAAAAATCCTATAATGTAGTCTTTTATAAACCTAATACTTATAAGAATGCCAAGGAAGTTCATTTAAATGCCGAATATAAAGATAAATCTTTACTAAGAAATAAATTATCTTTAGACTTTTTTGCGGATATAGGCACCTTATCACCGAACTCCCAGTTCGTTTTCCTGAATCTGAACGGAAAGGACGAAGGGATATACCTAGAATTGGAATCGGTGGATGAATATTATTTGAAGACAAGGGGGCTGCCCAAGGGAGCCATTTTCTATGCAGTGGATGGTGATGCCAATTTCTCATTGATGAGCGATTTGGATAAAGGAATCAAAAAATCATTGGAGATGGGCTATCAAAAAAAATGCGGGACAGCAAAGGATGAATTATATTTACAAGAGTTGATCCTCCAAATCAATACAATTTCAAGAGTGGATTTTGAAAAGGAAATCGTAAAATATGTCGATGTGGAAAAGTACCTGCGCTGGCTGGCCGGTGTCATATTTACGCAAAACTATGATGGATTCGTTCATAACTATGCCTTGTATCGAAATGGAGATACTGGACTCTTTGAAATGATTCCATGGGATTATGATGCGACATGGGGCAGGGATGTTAACGGGAAAGTGATGGAAGAGGATTATGTGGGAATCGAGGGATTCAATACATTGACTGCTAGAATCCTTGATGTGAGGGGATTTCGTGTCCGGTACCAAGAACTTCTAAAGGAGATTTTGAACAATCATTTTAACGTGGGCTATATGAAACCTATCATTCAGGAAATGCATGATCAAATAAGGCCTTATGTTTCAAAAGATCCATATATCAAGGGGGATATTGTGAAATTTGATAATGAGCCCGAATTCATCCTGAAATTCATTGAGGCACGTGCAAAGTATATAAATAGCCGGCTGCATAAATTGGATTAA
- a CDS encoding RNA methyltransferase has protein sequence MINHSRKPAYIYTFTCSPDERSLSKMEMRSFFGFETSRNILKSDIAIEPSRSPFIKGRVDVMFEGESISEIVEQVKGIHLPDSTFKVLFVKINDLNKDAKIDYDGQREIEREIGWHIQGNADVRNPDQVFGIVTLGGRWYFGKYVKPEAVWLKHMKKPREYSTALSTRVARAIANIAVPHPDGVKAIDPCCGIGTVLVEALSMGINIDGRDINPLVTDGSRENIAYFGLEGDVTTGPISEVISKYDVAIIDMPYNLYTHATPEDQLSILKHARGFADKVVVVTIDTMDHMIKEAGFEIADRCVARKGIFSREVVVCV, from the coding sequence TTGATTAATCATAGCCGCAAACCGGCATATATATATACGTTTACATGCAGCCCTGACGAACGCTCATTATCTAAAATGGAGATGCGCTCGTTCTTTGGCTTTGAGACTTCAAGAAATATTTTGAAAAGTGATATAGCAATTGAACCGAGCAGAAGCCCTTTTATAAAAGGGCGGGTCGACGTCATGTTTGAAGGGGAAAGCATATCCGAAATCGTTGAGCAAGTGAAAGGTATTCATTTGCCTGATTCGACGTTCAAAGTATTATTCGTAAAAATTAATGATTTGAATAAAGATGCAAAAATAGATTATGATGGACAGCGTGAAATTGAACGGGAGATAGGCTGGCATATTCAGGGAAATGCCGATGTGCGTAATCCTGATCAGGTCTTTGGAATCGTGACACTTGGCGGACGTTGGTATTTTGGGAAGTATGTCAAGCCTGAAGCGGTTTGGTTAAAACATATGAAGAAGCCCCGGGAATATTCAACAGCGCTTAGCACAAGAGTGGCAAGGGCCATTGCCAACATAGCCGTTCCACATCCGGATGGAGTGAAGGCAATTGATCCATGCTGCGGAATTGGAACGGTATTGGTAGAAGCCCTATCGATGGGGATCAATATTGATGGCCGGGATATTAACCCGCTTGTTACCGACGGTTCCAGGGAGAACATTGCCTATTTCGGCCTCGAAGGTGATGTAACTACAGGTCCGATTTCGGAGGTCATTAGTAAATATGATGTAGCGATTATCGATATGCCTTACAATTTATATACACATGCGACGCCGGAAGATCAGCTTTCGATCCTTAAACATGCCAGAGGCTTTGCTGACAAGGTCGTCGTCGTAACGATCGACACGATGGATCATATGATTAAAGAAGCAGGATTTGAAATTGCTGATCGCTGTGTGGCCAGGAAAGGCATTTTTTCCAGAGAGGTTGTAGTGTGTGTGTGA